The genomic segment GGGCGAGATAATGGCCGCGTGGACCCGCAGTCCGACAGCGCGCCGGAAGAGGATCGTGAAGACCCGCTCCGCGGACTCTCCCTCGATGCCATCGAGACCGAGATCGCCTCGCTCGCCGCAGGTCTCGCGGCGTCGCAGGCGCGATGGCTGGGGCTGCTCGGTGAGTTCGATCGCCGCGAGGGCTGGGCCTCCTGGGGGATGCGCTCCTGCGCCGACTGGGTCGCCTGGCGCTGCGCTCTGTCCACCCGTTCCGCCCGCGAGCACGTCCAGATCGCCCGCGCGCTTCGAGAGCTGCGTCTGATCCAAGCCGAGTTCGAGGCGGGCCGGCTCAGCTACTCCAAGGTCCGCGCGCTCTGTCGCATCGCCGAGCCCGCGACCGAGGCCGATCTGCTCGAGCTCGCCCAGCAACTCACCGCCGCGCAACTCGAGGGCTCGGTTCGCGCGATGGTCCGGATCGACGAGATCCAGGCGCGCGAGCGCGAGGAGCGCCGGCGGGTCTCCTGGTTCTGGGAGGACGACGGCTGTCTCGAGCTTCGCGCGACGCTGCCACCCGAGGAAGGCGCGCTCCTGCTGGCCGCGATCGAGTCAGCGCGCGACGAGCTCTTCGCGCTCGATGACCATTCCGATCCCGACGACGCTTCGGAGGCCCAGCACGAAAACGGCACCGCGGTGCCGCGGAACGAGCCTGCCGACGAGCTGCCGGCCCCGCCCCCGACCAGCTCGGACGCCCTCCTCTACATCTGCGAGAAGGCGATGAAGCGTTCCCGGGAGGTGTCGCCGAGCTCTTGCGACCGCAATCAGGTCGTCGTCCACCTCGACCTGGCCGAGGATCATGCCCACGTGGAGTCCGGACCTTCACTTCACCCCAAGACGGCGAGGCGGCTCGGCTGCGATGCGGCCGCGGTCGCCCAGATCGAGCGCGGAGAACGCGTGCTCTCAGTCGGCCGACGCACCAGGGTGGTCCCGCCGCAGATCAGACGCGCGCTGGCGGGTCGCGATCCCGCCTGTCGCTTCCCTGGCTGCAGTTCACGACGCGGACTGGACGCTCACCACGTCCGCCATTGGCAGGACGGGGGCGAGACCGCGCTCGACAACCTGGTTCTCGTCTGCCGTCGTCATCATCGAGCGCTCCACGAAGGGGGTTGCTCGGTCGAGCAGCGGACCGATGGCGACGGCTTCGTCTTCCGCGACCCGCACGACCGGCTCCTCGAACGATCGCCGAGGCCGTCGAGGTTCAAGAACGGCTGGACACCGGACGCCGCGGGGCCACTGTCCCCAGGGACCGGCGAGCGCGCGGACCGCGCGTTGGTCGTCGACGCGCTGATCGCGATCCGCAGACGTGCGCGAGCGCGGAGGGGGGACGCCGATGCTCAGCCGGACGGCTGATCGGCCGTGACCACCGGGTCACCGACCGCGATCGTCCCCGGGGTGACCACGTCGGCGCGCAGACCGCCGCGGTGGATGAACGCGCGGAGGATTCCGTGACGGGTGAGTCGCTGGAGGTGGGCGCAGGGCTCGCAGGGCCGGCGCCCCACGAGCTCGACCTCTCCGACCCTGAACCGCCGCCCGACGAGCGCGTTGAGCTCGACGCCGCGGGTGACGAGGTTGCGTCGCATCTCCACCGCGGAGGAGAGGGTCCCGTCCGGGAGCCTGGTGTCCTCGAGTGCTTCGGCGGCGATCAGCGTCACGGCATGGCCGTTCGAGCTCGGGTTTGTGAAAGTGCCTTCGCCGCGGGCGTAGCGGTCGTCGGCGATGCCTTCCGCTCCGACCGTCGCGGTCTCGAGCGCTGTCATCGGACCCTCGCGGTCCTGGGCGATGTAGATCGCCTCGATGGCGGCGCTCTCGGTCGCAGCGACCCTGCCGCCCGCGGCTTCGTGTTCGCCCTCGACCGCGTGGTCGCGGAGATCGAGTGGCGCCAGGACCCAGCCGCGCTCGACCTCGCCGGCCGGCAGTTCGACCCCCCGCGGGTCGAAGACGGCGCCCGACGGCACGCCGAACATGACGACCGGTCTCGGCTCCTCTCCGGTGGGCCGCAGCAGCGCGATCCAGTAGCCCGGCATCGCGAACGTGCGCGGCGCGTCGACCTCGACCATCGCGAACCCCCGCTCGGAGAGCCAGGCGCGCCAGACGGGCATCGGATCGTCCGCGTCGGGACGGGGTGGGGGAGTGCCGAGGTCGCCGAGGACGTGGGCGAGGCAGGCGGCGAAGGCGAGTCGGTCCTCCGCGCCGAGCTCAGATCCCATAGCGCTCGATGTCCTCGTCGAGTCGCTTGCGGTCGGTGTCTGCGATCGCGGGACCCGGACCGTCGGACCCGCCGTCGCCGCCGGGGCCGCCGCCCGGACCATTCGAGCGCCAGCGGCGAAGCCCGACGACGATGCCGATCGCCGCCACGATCACGACGACGCCCGGAACGAGCCAGGCGAACAGGTCGAAGCCGCTCGTCGCCGGCGTCGCGAGGACGTCCTCGCCGTACTCGGCGACGAGCTGGTCCTTGATCTCGTCCTTCGTCAGACCCTGCGCGATCAGCTCGCGGATCAGCTCGCGCTGCTGGAGGGCCTGCGGGGCCTCCGTCGCCCGATCGAGCGTGACGCCGCAGACGACGCAGTTGACCTCGTCCTCGATGTCGGGGAGCGAGGCCTGCGGCTCGACGCCCGGCTCGAGCTCGGGCTCCGCGGGCTCGGCCTCGATCTGCGGGGCCTGCGCGTTCGACTGCGCGCCGGATCCGTTCTGGTTCTGGGCGGTGGCGACCCCGGGGATCGCGAGGAGCGACAGAAGCAGGGCGAGCAGCGCGCCGACCGCCCGGCCCGACCTCACGACGAGCCTCGGATCAGCGGCTTGATCTGGTCGTCGAGGAAGGCGGTGTCGACCGGTCCGCGGACGTAGGTGACGAGGTTGCCCTGGGGGTCGAGGAGGAAGTTCTCCGGCACGCCGGTCGTCTTGAGCACGTCATCGGCGAAGGTGCCGCCGCCGTCGTGGAGCAGGGGATAGGTGAGGTCGAACTCCTCCGCGAACTCCATCCCGTCGCCGCTCGCGTCCTTCGTGTCGATGCCGACGACCTCGAAATCCTGCGATCGGTTCTGGCGGTAGAAGCGCTCGAGGTCGGGCGCCTCGTCGATGCACGGGTCACACCACGACGCCCAGACGTTGACCAGCACCCACTTGCCCTCGAAGTCCGACAGCGAGGCGGTCCGCGGCTCGGCGACACCGTCGGCCGCGTCGGCCAGCAGCGGTAGTGGCGGGCCTCCCGGCTCGCCCTCCTCGCCCACCGGCTCGCCGATCGCGAGCGCGTCCGGACTACGGGCGGCGAGGCCCCAGGCCAGTAGCCCGACGAGGGCCACGACCAGGACCAGAACGGAGATCGCGCGGGCGCTCATCGGCCACTCAGGTTAGGCCCGTGGCACTCCGCGCCTCTAAACTCGCGGCCTCGCGGGCGGGCGAAGTGTTAACGGCTGCACGAGAGCTTCCCAAGCTCTAAGAACGGGTTCGAGCCCCGTCGCCCGCTCTCCTGGTACCGCTAGTCGATGACCTCGGCGTAGATCTTCTCGCCCCACACCGCACCCCAGATGCGGCTGTCGTTCGAGAGCGCCGAGTCGTTGCCCATCATGAAGTAGTGGTCCTCGGAGACGACGATCGGGTTCGGCAGCTGGCAGCCGGGGCCGCGGCAGGGGATCATCTCGTCGGCGAATCGGGTCTCGCCGTCAACCACCGGCAACCCGTTCTCGATCGCGACCGACTCGCCCGGCCCAGCGACGACCCGGCCGAGGAAGCGGGCACGGTCGTCGGTCGCGTGTACGGCCTCCGGGCAGGGTGAGCCGCGCGGTGGCTCGACCTCGCAGACGCCCTCGCCGACACCGGCGCCGCGCGGCGGGTGGTAGGTGACGATGTCACCCACCTGTGGCTCGGAGCTGTCGAAGGCGGTCGGATCGATGTCGATCCACGTGCTCGATTCGTAGATCGGCTCCATCCCCGCGCTCGGCACCAGGAACCGGACCGTGCTGGAAGTGGCGGCGCTGCCGCCGAGGGCGACGATCGTGATCACGAGGGCCGCCGCCACGACGCTCCCGGCGGCTGCCATCCAGATCGCCATGCGGCGCGCCTGGCGCTTGCTGGCGACGCTCTCGCGCCGCTCGGCCTCGGTTGGGACGTAGGGCTCGACCTTCTCCCAGTCGTCGTCGTCGCGGGATCCGAGCATGGTCAGACCGTTCCCGTCGCCGCGATGTCGATCTCGATCTTGAGGTCCACCTCGGAGCGCAGCGAGTTGGCGACGTAGCAGTGCTCGTGTGCCAACTCGGCGAGGCGCTCGAGTCGCTCGCGCGGCGCGTCCGCGTCGCCGGCCACCTCGATCCGTGGTCGCAGCTCGATCCGCTCGATCCA from the Thermoleophilia bacterium SCSIO 60948 genome contains:
- a CDS encoding DUF222 domain-containing protein; translation: MDPQSDSAPEEDREDPLRGLSLDAIETEIASLAAGLAASQARWLGLLGEFDRREGWASWGMRSCADWVAWRCALSTRSAREHVQIARALRELRLIQAEFEAGRLSYSKVRALCRIAEPATEADLLELAQQLTAAQLEGSVRAMVRIDEIQAREREERRRVSWFWEDDGCLELRATLPPEEGALLLAAIESARDELFALDDHSDPDDASEAQHENGTAVPRNEPADELPAPPPTSSDALLYICEKAMKRSREVSPSSCDRNQVVVHLDLAEDHAHVESGPSLHPKTARRLGCDAAAVAQIERGERVLSVGRRTRVVPPQIRRALAGRDPACRFPGCSSRRGLDAHHVRHWQDGGETALDNLVLVCRRHHRALHEGGCSVEQRTDGDGFVFRDPHDRLLERSPRPSRFKNGWTPDAAGPLSPGTGERADRALVVDALIAIRRRARARRGDADAQPDG
- a CDS encoding MOSC domain-containing protein, which translates into the protein MTALETATVGAEGIADDRYARGEGTFTNPSSNGHAVTLIAAEALEDTRLPDGTLSSAVEMRRNLVTRGVELNALVGRRFRVGEVELVGRRPCEPCAHLQRLTRHGILRAFIHRGGLRADVVTPGTIAVGDPVVTADQPSG
- a CDS encoding cytochrome c-type biogenesis protein CcmH, whose product is MRSGRAVGALLALLLSLLAIPGVATAQNQNGSGAQSNAQAPQIEAEPAEPELEPGVEPQASLPDIEDEVNCVVCGVTLDRATEAPQALQQRELIRELIAQGLTKDEIKDQLVAEYGEDVLATPATSGFDLFAWLVPGVVVIVAAIGIVVGLRRWRSNGPGGGPGGDGGSDGPGPAIADTDRKRLDEDIERYGI
- a CDS encoding TlpA family protein disulfide reductase is translated as MSARAISVLVLVVALVGLLAWGLAARSPDALAIGEPVGEEGEPGGPPLPLLADAADGVAEPRTASLSDFEGKWVLVNVWASWCDPCIDEAPDLERFYRQNRSQDFEVVGIDTKDASGDGMEFAEEFDLTYPLLHDGGGTFADDVLKTTGVPENFLLDPQGNLVTYVRGPVDTAFLDDQIKPLIRGSS
- the lepB gene encoding signal peptidase I, which produces MLGSRDDDDWEKVEPYVPTEAERRESVASKRQARRMAIWMAAAGSVVAAALVITIVALGGSAATSSTVRFLVPSAGMEPIYESSTWIDIDPTAFDSSEPQVGDIVTYHPPRGAGVGEGVCEVEPPRGSPCPEAVHATDDRARFLGRVVAGPGESVAIENGLPVVDGETRFADEMIPCRGPGCQLPNPIVVSEDHYFMMGNDSALSNDSRIWGAVWGEKIYAEVID